From one Pseudopipra pipra isolate bDixPip1 chromosome 2, bDixPip1.hap1, whole genome shotgun sequence genomic stretch:
- the LOC135409557 gene encoding exophilin-5-like isoform X1, giving the protein MTAAPQGPDLSFLNEEEARAIFRVLQRDAELRRAEKDRVSKLLKRKKSEKGLQGVTGEWFEEIKRKKFQNYTDVNRMLKPPLEHQLKKSKNTNHKELKMSFRTNPQAQKNTSASFLGFRSPFAWLSSFRKSRKTQTQKQPRQHLHPPAYRYDSSASPSSKVEEMATAEMCNSPMSTEMSGHSFDTNQIEMMEKSTQEWNDQLEKEFFSVLNDLDDQLAQEQVQDPLDRTVSTSSASNVQSSAFPTSKTQIASRGQQRNDWSDMPSTFFPDGLRTLRAKDEHKIFIRPRKLHSAYINWHQTAFQEDCKCGDPVDGNSYLRRRRLSAVSFGRSSEGSLYPPSVTQNSGFRHKSCMNRDTAGRSYSVCSLQRCSSSVSSDQLSASSLQHPLARESKNGFVPRFGRQNPKRIPLSSIVWNNTPDSPGQASIPEKMFRTQSLMEFHATDRGRYPGSLQETKKYTCYHSKHHYRRSISSSSCFSRVSCPDEATSPLPFDNWENYPLYKSENNLSRSYYRDISSHGKLYANKKSYSYGKKDSYPSWADIPQCYSDETFLSPEANFEVFMANLNEQQWAHTKNAKFGSQRLENDFHMYSPENTSVKQRTRSANRTFSEFTEGCQPWLSCNSSVSSSSIRTDESVFSNSKDQTKPAGLNRNLAVVTQRSTKADFTQLEKAEDMKGADEDMPLQSVPQQADTSYISAQSFSSNSPASAMWQRDVSLFNKMTSKRQTQVTARGDTAKIYTSNGDKRNVQMKENDSPPNSGFSQPPCILLADESRKEPFLPSQKEWEHNLNYAAQRESIKQDNWSAEAINQATPKRQTSVLNVASAPSTEKLANCQGRLSCPPGCSSSCSQSSPQAPSSSSVNCTVTDFQAEGENTAQMSRIGVTKWISQKTLQNASTLGTKDCNGQFTTSSPQNGNSENIYMHSFDGDPNTSENSLSYFCLEKGSGKIRSNSPRIEGLYKKDSLLRHTSSCSITGSPGRNSSKSPDPLVIYYTLPRKSASIAGSIMSDMPISLPRQSRTTCDCLKSETPHRADAFYSNQRDVSCLDSKRSFSTSASLNAGRSNKNCPSPLTKSIDSVSSSTSVDLTDRCKHLSRRESSVFSDYKEGGNFLQKYKTTSTFTVCVDEDHVKYHELVSIYYTLPRRHSRTFCSLFRDNTEDADLPCPKEDAQSPRIQNKKNEDHVSLANGFFPTTSEKEEPSYSSDQVSSALVTPQDLRTAVDSEEENSHLSPSFEKSVSMVNSRKDNSADLLLAENVLSGMVTKEISLSGPQSTAIVAKSSKAISNASGSQNAEICLKEKEKILQRATPLMSTPPKPGRCLENPMYSTSTNKNIIQKGNSESCCQPPKVNTKKNLNSLLLRSGEKSSLGRSGKTDHAPVEDIYRDSTQVKQRVNFLQQTTPLYNNKCSGLQLRADSSRKNANYLNSCSKVLSESQTKTSEVSTASRADPLLQLDKVVATDTDEVKNSKIKKGQNSQSIQMDKVYSGLQESERHSEGCLNIKDKVFRVTQDQKLTQSTEDENKLLSDFTRDKVKDIEKRKNRPSIKNKLAAVYKTSRKFSSKNLPPKPHISNIFSQNNGNAISLEVNMSLDSISTDSHQPFLQSDNENQNHSLDPDKNTPRPRTAENKTENHNDPSLVVNNTSRRSFTSSYTQKEAISPKKTTVKVENRPRLTSLFPDKAVTTRNKNSRTLDLRLESKSQPICPSAVTSDPQDDEKGRASSRACTPPLPVLTDTNSNTPANSCLQADTCQEQNLTSKTALGQFQNTSQSASLENANLNSYQLHRSHAKSQRERHLSESICARDSLEISASGSNILPKDGIHGKRFKSYSELLSCDENENWASDNEKYYSTRNLMYPSVEFGIFGKEQQLAFLENIKKSLTEGRLWRPCLLNNPGAFRDRETSSTNRAELLSSSSAGSKMSSAASLPRELTDIYGEDPAAYSDSDSDTTTDDEYYLDEVDKESEL; this is encoded by the exons GCTGAAATGTGTAATTCCCCAATGTCAACTGAAATGAGTGGTCATTCTTTTGATACAAACCAAATTGAAATGATGGAGAAAAGTACACAGGAATGGAATGATCAGCTAGAGAAGGAGTTTTTCAGTG tTCTAAATGATCTGGATGACCAGCTGGCCCAGGAACAAGTCCAGGACCCATTGGACAGGACAGTTTCTACTAGCAGTGCATCAAATGTCCAATCCAGTGCATTCCCTACTTCAAAGACACAGATTGCTAGTAGGGGGCAACAGAGAAATGACTGGAGTGACATGCCTAGCACATTTTTCCCAGATGGACTGAGAACACTAAGGGCCAAAGATGAACACAAGATTTTCATCAGACCAAGGAAATTACACAGTGCATATATAAATTGGCACCAGACAGCCTTTCAAGAAGATTGCAAATGTGGTGATCCAGTCGATGGGAATTCTTATCTGCGTCGCAGAAGGCTGTCTGCCGTTTCTTTCGGAAGGTCTTCAGAAGGTAGCTTATATCCCCCTTCTGTAACACAGAACAGTGGATTTAGGCACAAGAGTTGTATGAACAGGGATACAGCTGGCAGAAGTTACTCTGTATGTTCCCTTCAGAGATGTTCATCATCAGTATCTTCTGACCAGCTATCAGCGTCTAGTTTACAGCATCCATTGGCAAGGGAGAGCAAGAATGGTTTTGTACCAAGGTTTGGTCGGCAGAACCCAAAGAGAATTCCTCTGTCTTCTATTGTATGGAACAACACACCAGACTCGCCTGGACAAGCATCAATTCCAGAAAAAATGTTTAGAACCCAGTCACTGATGGAGTTTCATGCTACAGACCGTGGTAGATAtcccggctctttgcaagaaacaaagaaatacacATGTTACCACTCAAAACACCACTACAGAAGATCTATTTCAAGCAGTAGTTGCTTTAGTAGAGTTAGCTGTCCTGACGAAGCTACTTCTCCATTGCCCTTTGATAACTGGGAAAATTATCCTTTAtataaatcagaaaataatCTCTCTAGATCCTACTATAGAGATATCTCTTCTCATGGCAAGTTgtatgcaaacaaaaaaagttattcttatggaaaaaaagacagctATCCTTCCTGGGCTGATATTCCTCAATGTTACAGTGATGAAACATTTCTTTCCCCTGAGGCCAACTTTGAAGTGTTTATGGCTAATTTAAATGAGCAGCAGTGGGCACATACAAAGAATGCCAAGTTTGGTTCACAGCGCCTGGAGAACGATTTTCACATGTACTCTCCAGAAAATACAAGTGTCAAACAGAGAACAAGAAGTGCAAACAGAACTTTCTCAGAATTCACTGAGGGCTGTCAGCCTTGGCTAAGTTGTAACTCTTCAGTTTCTTCATCTAGTATCAGAACTGATGAGTCAGTTTTTTCTAATTCAAAGGACCAAACAAAACCTGCAGGACTGAACAGGAATTTAGCTGTTGTTACCCAAAGGAGTACTAAGGCAGACTTTACACAACTAGAAAAGGCTGAAGATATGAAAGGGGCAGATGAAGACATGCCATTACAGTCAGTTCCTCAACAAGCAGATACAAGCTATATCAGCGCCCAGAGTTTTTCCTCTAACAGCCCTGCTTCTGCCATGTGGCAAAGAGATGTATCTCTCTTTAACAAAATGACATCAAAGAGACAAACCCAAGTCACTGCTAGAGGAGATACTGCAAAAATTTATACATCAAATGGTGATAAAAGAAATGTACAAATGAAGGAAAACGATTCCCCACCCAACAGTGGGTTCAGTCAGCCTCCCTGTATTTTGCTAGCTGATGAGAGCAGGAAGGAACCTTTTCTTCCAAGTCAGAAAGAATGGGAACATAATCTGAATTATGCAGCACAAAGAGAGAGCATCAAACAGGATAATTGGAGTGCAGAAGCCATTAACCAAGCCACTCCAAAGAGACAGACCTCAGTGCTGAATGTTGCTTCTGCACCATCCACTGAAAAGTTAGCAAACTGTCAAGGCAGGTTGTCCTGTCCTCCTGGATGCTCATCTAGCTGCTCACAAAGCTCTCCACAAGCACCAAGTAGCTCTTCAGTAAATTGCACAGTTACTGACTTTCAAGCAGAAGGGGAAAATACAGCTCAAATGAGCAGAATAGGTGTTACCAAATGGATTTCACAGAAAACTTTGCAAAATGCAAGCACTTTAGGTACTAAGGACTGTAATGGACAATTCACTACTAGTTCTCCACAAAatggaaattctgaaaatatttatatgcatagCTTTGATGGAGATCCCAATACCTCTGAAAATAGTTTAAGTTATTTTTGCCTTGAAAAAGGAAGTGGAAAAATAAGGAGTAATTCACCTCGTATTGAAGGGCTTTACAAGAAAGACAGCTTGCTGAGACATACCAGTAGCTGCAGTATTACTGGCTCCCCTGGTAGAAACAGCTCCAAATCTCCTGACCCTCTTGTTATTTATTATACCTTGCCTAGAAAATCAGCTAGCATTGCTGGTAGTATTATGTCAGATATGCCCATCTCTTTACCTAGGCAAAGTAGAACAACATGCGATTGTTTAAAATCTGAAACTCCGCATAGAGCTGACGCCTTTTATTCTAATCAAAGAGATGTGTCTTGTTTAGACTCAAAACGTTCTTTTTCAACATCAGCATCATTAAATGCTGGTAGAAGTAACAAAAATTGCCCCAGTCCTTTAACCAAAAGTATTGATTCAGTAAGTAGTAGTACATCAGTTGATCTGACAGACAGATGTAAACATCTAAGCAGAAGAGAATCCTCTGTGTTTTCAGATTATAAGGAGGGGGGAAATTTTTTGCAGAAATATAAAACCACAAGCACATTTACAGTTTGTGTTGATGAAGATCATGTCAAGTATCATGAACTAGTTTCAATTTATTACACATTACCACGGAGGCATTCAAGAACATTTTGTAGCCTCTTTAGAGATAATACAGAGGATGCAGATTTACCTTGTCCCAAAGAAGATGCTCAGTCACCAAGaatacaaaacaagaaaaatgaagatcATGTGAGTTTAGCAAatggttttttccccactacttcagaaaaagaagagcCTTCATATTCTTCAGACCAAGTATCTTCAGCTCTGGTCACACCTCAGGACTTAAGAACTGCTGTTGATAGTGAAGAAGAGAATTCACACTTATCCCCTAGCTTCGAGAAGTCAGTGAGTATGGTAAATAGCAGGAAAGATAATTCAGCAGATCTTTTATTAGCAGAAAATGTGCTTTCTGGCATGGTGACAAAAGAAATTTCTCTTAGTGGTCCACAATCCACTGCAATAGTGGCTAAGTCCAGTAAGGCCATTTCCAATGCTTCAGGCAgccaaaatgcagaaatatgtctaaaagaaaaggagaaaattttaCAAAGAGCCACACCACTAATGTCCACCCCTCCCAAGCCAGGCAGATGTTTAGAGAATCCTATGTATTCTACttcaacaaataaaaatattatacagAAGGGAAACTCTGAAAGCTGCTGTCAGCCTCCTAAAGTGAATACCAAGAAAAATCTGAACAGTTTACTCCTCCGCTCAGGAGAGAAGAGTTCTCTTGGAAGGAGTGGTAAGACAGACCATGCTCCTGTGGAAGACATATACAGGGATAGTACCCAAGTCAAACAGAGAGTAAATTTCCTACAGCAAACCACCCCTCTGTATAATAATAAATGCAGTGGACTGCAATTAAGGGCTGACAGTtcaagaaaaaatgcaaattatttaaaCTCGTGTAGCAAAGTGCTTTCAGAGTCTCAGACCAAAACATCTGAGGTAAGCACAGCTTCCAGGGCTGATCCTTTACTTCAGTTAGACAAAGTGGTTGCCACAGATACAGATGAGGTTAAgaattcaaaaattaaaaaagggcAAAACTCACAGAGTATTCAGATGGATAAAGTTTATAGTGGTTTGCAGGAATCAGAAAGGCACAGTGAAGGCTGCCTGAACATTAAAGATAAAGTCTTCAGGGTTACACAAGATCAGAAGTTAACACAGAGTACAGAAGATGAGAACAAGCTTCTCTCTGATTTCACAAGAGACAAAGTCAAAGAtatagaaaaaaggaaaaacagaccatcaattaaaaataaactggcAGCTGTTTACAAAACAAGTCGAAAATTTTCAAGTAAAAATTTACCTCCCAAACCACACATAAGTAAcattttttcacagaacaaTGGAAATGCCATTTCTTTGGAGGTCAACATGTCCCTTGACTCGATTTCAACAGATTCCCATCAGCCATTCTTGCAGTCGGACAATGAAAATCAGAATCACAGTCTGGACCCTGATAAGAATACACCAAGACCAAGAACAGCTGAGAATAAGACTGAAAATCATAATGATCCTTCTTTGGTTGTTAATAACACCAGCCGGAGGTCTTTTACAAGCTCATACACCCAGAAGGAAGCCATCAGTCCCAAAAAAACTACTGTGAAAGTGGAAAACAGGCCAAGACTCACAAGCCTATTTCCAGATAAAGCAGTCACCACAAGAAATAAGAACTCCCGAACACTTGATCTCAGGTTAGAAAGCAAAAGCCAGCCCATCTGTCCCAGTGCTGTTACATCGGACCCACAGGATGATGAGAAAGGAAGAGCTAGCAGTCGTGCCTGCACTCCGCCCTTACCAGTTTTAACTGACACAAACTCAAACACCCCTGCAAATAGCTGCTTGCAGGCAGACACATGCCAGGAGCAAAACTTGACTTCCAAGACAGCGCTTGGTCAGTTTCAAAATACCTCTCAGTCTGCTAGCTTAGAAAATGCTAACCTCAATAGCTATCAGTTGCACAGAAGTCATGCAAAAAGTCAGCGTGAGCGTCACCTTTCTGAGAGTATTTGTGCTCGAGATTCCCTTGAGATCTCTGCCTCAGGAAGCAATATTCTACCAAAAGATGGCATACATGGGAAGAGATTTAAATCTTACTCAGAGCTGTTGTCGTGTGACGAAAATGAAAACTGGGCATcagataatgaaaaatattacagCACTAGAAATTTGATGTATCCATCTGTTGAATTTGGTATATTTGGCAAAGAACAACAGTTGGCTTTCCTGGAAAACATCAAGAAGTCACTCACAGAAGGGCGATTATGGAGACCTTGTCTTCTTAATAACCCTGGTGCTTTCAGAGATAGAGAGACCTCTTCTACAAACAGGGCTGAGCTTTTGAGCTCAAGTTCTGCTGGGAGCAAAATGTCATCGGCTGCTTCATTGCCCCGAGAGCTGACTGATATCTATGGGGAAGACCCAGCCGCTTATTCGGACTCAGACAGTGATACCACCACCGATGATGAATACTACCTAGATGAGGTAGATAAAGAATCAGAGCTGTGA
- the LOC135409557 gene encoding exophilin-5-like isoform X3: protein MVSPKMSVKLDFPGIKDHKELKMSFRTNPQAQKNTSASFLGFRSPFAWLSSFRKSRKTQTQKQPRQHLHPPAYRYDSSASPSSKVEEMATAEMCNSPMSTEMSGHSFDTNQIEMMEKSTQEWNDQLEKEFFSVLNDLDDQLAQEQVQDPLDRTVSTSSASNVQSSAFPTSKTQIASRGQQRNDWSDMPSTFFPDGLRTLRAKDEHKIFIRPRKLHSAYINWHQTAFQEDCKCGDPVDGNSYLRRRRLSAVSFGRSSEGSLYPPSVTQNSGFRHKSCMNRDTAGRSYSVCSLQRCSSSVSSDQLSASSLQHPLARESKNGFVPRFGRQNPKRIPLSSIVWNNTPDSPGQASIPEKMFRTQSLMEFHATDRGRYPGSLQETKKYTCYHSKHHYRRSISSSSCFSRVSCPDEATSPLPFDNWENYPLYKSENNLSRSYYRDISSHGKLYANKKSYSYGKKDSYPSWADIPQCYSDETFLSPEANFEVFMANLNEQQWAHTKNAKFGSQRLENDFHMYSPENTSVKQRTRSANRTFSEFTEGCQPWLSCNSSVSSSSIRTDESVFSNSKDQTKPAGLNRNLAVVTQRSTKADFTQLEKAEDMKGADEDMPLQSVPQQADTSYISAQSFSSNSPASAMWQRDVSLFNKMTSKRQTQVTARGDTAKIYTSNGDKRNVQMKENDSPPNSGFSQPPCILLADESRKEPFLPSQKEWEHNLNYAAQRESIKQDNWSAEAINQATPKRQTSVLNVASAPSTEKLANCQGRLSCPPGCSSSCSQSSPQAPSSSSVNCTVTDFQAEGENTAQMSRIGVTKWISQKTLQNASTLGTKDCNGQFTTSSPQNGNSENIYMHSFDGDPNTSENSLSYFCLEKGSGKIRSNSPRIEGLYKKDSLLRHTSSCSITGSPGRNSSKSPDPLVIYYTLPRKSASIAGSIMSDMPISLPRQSRTTCDCLKSETPHRADAFYSNQRDVSCLDSKRSFSTSASLNAGRSNKNCPSPLTKSIDSVSSSTSVDLTDRCKHLSRRESSVFSDYKEGGNFLQKYKTTSTFTVCVDEDHVKYHELVSIYYTLPRRHSRTFCSLFRDNTEDADLPCPKEDAQSPRIQNKKNEDHVSLANGFFPTTSEKEEPSYSSDQVSSALVTPQDLRTAVDSEEENSHLSPSFEKSVSMVNSRKDNSADLLLAENVLSGMVTKEISLSGPQSTAIVAKSSKAISNASGSQNAEICLKEKEKILQRATPLMSTPPKPGRCLENPMYSTSTNKNIIQKGNSESCCQPPKVNTKKNLNSLLLRSGEKSSLGRSGKTDHAPVEDIYRDSTQVKQRVNFLQQTTPLYNNKCSGLQLRADSSRKNANYLNSCSKVLSESQTKTSEVSTASRADPLLQLDKVVATDTDEVKNSKIKKGQNSQSIQMDKVYSGLQESERHSEGCLNIKDKVFRVTQDQKLTQSTEDENKLLSDFTRDKVKDIEKRKNRPSIKNKLAAVYKTSRKFSSKNLPPKPHISNIFSQNNGNAISLEVNMSLDSISTDSHQPFLQSDNENQNHSLDPDKNTPRPRTAENKTENHNDPSLVVNNTSRRSFTSSYTQKEAISPKKTTVKVENRPRLTSLFPDKAVTTRNKNSRTLDLRLESKSQPICPSAVTSDPQDDEKGRASSRACTPPLPVLTDTNSNTPANSCLQADTCQEQNLTSKTALGQFQNTSQSASLENANLNSYQLHRSHAKSQRERHLSESICARDSLEISASGSNILPKDGIHGKRFKSYSELLSCDENENWASDNEKYYSTRNLMYPSVEFGIFGKEQQLAFLENIKKSLTEGRLWRPCLLNNPGAFRDRETSSTNRAELLSSSSAGSKMSSAASLPRELTDIYGEDPAAYSDSDSDTTTDDEYYLDEVDKESEL from the exons GCTGAAATGTGTAATTCCCCAATGTCAACTGAAATGAGTGGTCATTCTTTTGATACAAACCAAATTGAAATGATGGAGAAAAGTACACAGGAATGGAATGATCAGCTAGAGAAGGAGTTTTTCAGTG tTCTAAATGATCTGGATGACCAGCTGGCCCAGGAACAAGTCCAGGACCCATTGGACAGGACAGTTTCTACTAGCAGTGCATCAAATGTCCAATCCAGTGCATTCCCTACTTCAAAGACACAGATTGCTAGTAGGGGGCAACAGAGAAATGACTGGAGTGACATGCCTAGCACATTTTTCCCAGATGGACTGAGAACACTAAGGGCCAAAGATGAACACAAGATTTTCATCAGACCAAGGAAATTACACAGTGCATATATAAATTGGCACCAGACAGCCTTTCAAGAAGATTGCAAATGTGGTGATCCAGTCGATGGGAATTCTTATCTGCGTCGCAGAAGGCTGTCTGCCGTTTCTTTCGGAAGGTCTTCAGAAGGTAGCTTATATCCCCCTTCTGTAACACAGAACAGTGGATTTAGGCACAAGAGTTGTATGAACAGGGATACAGCTGGCAGAAGTTACTCTGTATGTTCCCTTCAGAGATGTTCATCATCAGTATCTTCTGACCAGCTATCAGCGTCTAGTTTACAGCATCCATTGGCAAGGGAGAGCAAGAATGGTTTTGTACCAAGGTTTGGTCGGCAGAACCCAAAGAGAATTCCTCTGTCTTCTATTGTATGGAACAACACACCAGACTCGCCTGGACAAGCATCAATTCCAGAAAAAATGTTTAGAACCCAGTCACTGATGGAGTTTCATGCTACAGACCGTGGTAGATAtcccggctctttgcaagaaacaaagaaatacacATGTTACCACTCAAAACACCACTACAGAAGATCTATTTCAAGCAGTAGTTGCTTTAGTAGAGTTAGCTGTCCTGACGAAGCTACTTCTCCATTGCCCTTTGATAACTGGGAAAATTATCCTTTAtataaatcagaaaataatCTCTCTAGATCCTACTATAGAGATATCTCTTCTCATGGCAAGTTgtatgcaaacaaaaaaagttattcttatggaaaaaaagacagctATCCTTCCTGGGCTGATATTCCTCAATGTTACAGTGATGAAACATTTCTTTCCCCTGAGGCCAACTTTGAAGTGTTTATGGCTAATTTAAATGAGCAGCAGTGGGCACATACAAAGAATGCCAAGTTTGGTTCACAGCGCCTGGAGAACGATTTTCACATGTACTCTCCAGAAAATACAAGTGTCAAACAGAGAACAAGAAGTGCAAACAGAACTTTCTCAGAATTCACTGAGGGCTGTCAGCCTTGGCTAAGTTGTAACTCTTCAGTTTCTTCATCTAGTATCAGAACTGATGAGTCAGTTTTTTCTAATTCAAAGGACCAAACAAAACCTGCAGGACTGAACAGGAATTTAGCTGTTGTTACCCAAAGGAGTACTAAGGCAGACTTTACACAACTAGAAAAGGCTGAAGATATGAAAGGGGCAGATGAAGACATGCCATTACAGTCAGTTCCTCAACAAGCAGATACAAGCTATATCAGCGCCCAGAGTTTTTCCTCTAACAGCCCTGCTTCTGCCATGTGGCAAAGAGATGTATCTCTCTTTAACAAAATGACATCAAAGAGACAAACCCAAGTCACTGCTAGAGGAGATACTGCAAAAATTTATACATCAAATGGTGATAAAAGAAATGTACAAATGAAGGAAAACGATTCCCCACCCAACAGTGGGTTCAGTCAGCCTCCCTGTATTTTGCTAGCTGATGAGAGCAGGAAGGAACCTTTTCTTCCAAGTCAGAAAGAATGGGAACATAATCTGAATTATGCAGCACAAAGAGAGAGCATCAAACAGGATAATTGGAGTGCAGAAGCCATTAACCAAGCCACTCCAAAGAGACAGACCTCAGTGCTGAATGTTGCTTCTGCACCATCCACTGAAAAGTTAGCAAACTGTCAAGGCAGGTTGTCCTGTCCTCCTGGATGCTCATCTAGCTGCTCACAAAGCTCTCCACAAGCACCAAGTAGCTCTTCAGTAAATTGCACAGTTACTGACTTTCAAGCAGAAGGGGAAAATACAGCTCAAATGAGCAGAATAGGTGTTACCAAATGGATTTCACAGAAAACTTTGCAAAATGCAAGCACTTTAGGTACTAAGGACTGTAATGGACAATTCACTACTAGTTCTCCACAAAatggaaattctgaaaatatttatatgcatagCTTTGATGGAGATCCCAATACCTCTGAAAATAGTTTAAGTTATTTTTGCCTTGAAAAAGGAAGTGGAAAAATAAGGAGTAATTCACCTCGTATTGAAGGGCTTTACAAGAAAGACAGCTTGCTGAGACATACCAGTAGCTGCAGTATTACTGGCTCCCCTGGTAGAAACAGCTCCAAATCTCCTGACCCTCTTGTTATTTATTATACCTTGCCTAGAAAATCAGCTAGCATTGCTGGTAGTATTATGTCAGATATGCCCATCTCTTTACCTAGGCAAAGTAGAACAACATGCGATTGTTTAAAATCTGAAACTCCGCATAGAGCTGACGCCTTTTATTCTAATCAAAGAGATGTGTCTTGTTTAGACTCAAAACGTTCTTTTTCAACATCAGCATCATTAAATGCTGGTAGAAGTAACAAAAATTGCCCCAGTCCTTTAACCAAAAGTATTGATTCAGTAAGTAGTAGTACATCAGTTGATCTGACAGACAGATGTAAACATCTAAGCAGAAGAGAATCCTCTGTGTTTTCAGATTATAAGGAGGGGGGAAATTTTTTGCAGAAATATAAAACCACAAGCACATTTACAGTTTGTGTTGATGAAGATCATGTCAAGTATCATGAACTAGTTTCAATTTATTACACATTACCACGGAGGCATTCAAGAACATTTTGTAGCCTCTTTAGAGATAATACAGAGGATGCAGATTTACCTTGTCCCAAAGAAGATGCTCAGTCACCAAGaatacaaaacaagaaaaatgaagatcATGTGAGTTTAGCAAatggttttttccccactacttcagaaaaagaagagcCTTCATATTCTTCAGACCAAGTATCTTCAGCTCTGGTCACACCTCAGGACTTAAGAACTGCTGTTGATAGTGAAGAAGAGAATTCACACTTATCCCCTAGCTTCGAGAAGTCAGTGAGTATGGTAAATAGCAGGAAAGATAATTCAGCAGATCTTTTATTAGCAGAAAATGTGCTTTCTGGCATGGTGACAAAAGAAATTTCTCTTAGTGGTCCACAATCCACTGCAATAGTGGCTAAGTCCAGTAAGGCCATTTCCAATGCTTCAGGCAgccaaaatgcagaaatatgtctaaaagaaaaggagaaaattttaCAAAGAGCCACACCACTAATGTCCACCCCTCCCAAGCCAGGCAGATGTTTAGAGAATCCTATGTATTCTACttcaacaaataaaaatattatacagAAGGGAAACTCTGAAAGCTGCTGTCAGCCTCCTAAAGTGAATACCAAGAAAAATCTGAACAGTTTACTCCTCCGCTCAGGAGAGAAGAGTTCTCTTGGAAGGAGTGGTAAGACAGACCATGCTCCTGTGGAAGACATATACAGGGATAGTACCCAAGTCAAACAGAGAGTAAATTTCCTACAGCAAACCACCCCTCTGTATAATAATAAATGCAGTGGACTGCAATTAAGGGCTGACAGTtcaagaaaaaatgcaaattatttaaaCTCGTGTAGCAAAGTGCTTTCAGAGTCTCAGACCAAAACATCTGAGGTAAGCACAGCTTCCAGGGCTGATCCTTTACTTCAGTTAGACAAAGTGGTTGCCACAGATACAGATGAGGTTAAgaattcaaaaattaaaaaagggcAAAACTCACAGAGTATTCAGATGGATAAAGTTTATAGTGGTTTGCAGGAATCAGAAAGGCACAGTGAAGGCTGCCTGAACATTAAAGATAAAGTCTTCAGGGTTACACAAGATCAGAAGTTAACACAGAGTACAGAAGATGAGAACAAGCTTCTCTCTGATTTCACAAGAGACAAAGTCAAAGAtatagaaaaaaggaaaaacagaccatcaattaaaaataaactggcAGCTGTTTACAAAACAAGTCGAAAATTTTCAAGTAAAAATTTACCTCCCAAACCACACATAAGTAAcattttttcacagaacaaTGGAAATGCCATTTCTTTGGAGGTCAACATGTCCCTTGACTCGATTTCAACAGATTCCCATCAGCCATTCTTGCAGTCGGACAATGAAAATCAGAATCACAGTCTGGACCCTGATAAGAATACACCAAGACCAAGAACAGCTGAGAATAAGACTGAAAATCATAATGATCCTTCTTTGGTTGTTAATAACACCAGCCGGAGGTCTTTTACAAGCTCATACACCCAGAAGGAAGCCATCAGTCCCAAAAAAACTACTGTGAAAGTGGAAAACAGGCCAAGACTCACAAGCCTATTTCCAGATAAAGCAGTCACCACAAGAAATAAGAACTCCCGAACACTTGATCTCAGGTTAGAAAGCAAAAGCCAGCCCATCTGTCCCAGTGCTGTTACATCGGACCCACAGGATGATGAGAAAGGAAGAGCTAGCAGTCGTGCCTGCACTCCGCCCTTACCAGTTTTAACTGACACAAACTCAAACACCCCTGCAAATAGCTGCTTGCAGGCAGACACATGCCAGGAGCAAAACTTGACTTCCAAGACAGCGCTTGGTCAGTTTCAAAATACCTCTCAGTCTGCTAGCTTAGAAAATGCTAACCTCAATAGCTATCAGTTGCACAGAAGTCATGCAAAAAGTCAGCGTGAGCGTCACCTTTCTGAGAGTATTTGTGCTCGAGATTCCCTTGAGATCTCTGCCTCAGGAAGCAATATTCTACCAAAAGATGGCATACATGGGAAGAGATTTAAATCTTACTCAGAGCTGTTGTCGTGTGACGAAAATGAAAACTGGGCATcagataatgaaaaatattacagCACTAGAAATTTGATGTATCCATCTGTTGAATTTGGTATATTTGGCAAAGAACAACAGTTGGCTTTCCTGGAAAACATCAAGAAGTCACTCACAGAAGGGCGATTATGGAGACCTTGTCTTCTTAATAACCCTGGTGCTTTCAGAGATAGAGAGACCTCTTCTACAAACAGGGCTGAGCTTTTGAGCTCAAGTTCTGCTGGGAGCAAAATGTCATCGGCTGCTTCATTGCCCCGAGAGCTGACTGATATCTATGGGGAAGACCCAGCCGCTTATTCGGACTCAGACAGTGATACCACCACCGATGATGAATACTACCTAGATGAGGTAGATAAAGAATCAGAGCTGTGA